A window of Caretta caretta isolate rCarCar2 chromosome 11, rCarCar1.hap1, whole genome shotgun sequence contains these coding sequences:
- the WIPF1 gene encoding WAS/WASL-interacting protein family member 1 isoform X2, whose amino-acid sequence MPVPPPPAPPPPPTLALANTEKPSLNRSEQAGRNALLSDISKGKKLKKAVTNDRSAPILDKPKGSGGGGSGGGSGGGGGGGGGGYGGGGPPGLGGLFQSGMPKLRSAANRDTDSGGNRPPMLPPGGRTTSAKPFSLPSAAGRFPGPSLGQRSTAPEPQRNRMPPPRPDFGSKPDTGPPPVPNTPRPIPSGLHNRVSPPVPGVNRQTNAGPIPPSFPGNRNTGFGGSIRQSTASSSPSFSNRPPLPPAPGKSTDDKPPPPPPPTGNRAPINREPSFPPPPPQNNKPPIPSTPRPSTVSQAPPLPPGRPGPPPVPPISSGNDDMPRLPQRNLSLGSLAPPSLPGTGRSVPLPPPPNERPPPPVRDPPSRSGPLPPPPPVNRNGSISRALPATPQLPSRAGLENQRGGPRPPLPPDRPGSGAPPPPPPAPSSAIRNGFQDSSFEDEWESRFSFHPISDLPPPEPYVPMNKSYPSKLARNESRDGSGRRERGVPPLPPIPR is encoded by the exons ATGCCTGTCCCTCCCCCGCcagctcctccacctcccccaaCTCTTGCACTG GCAAATACCGAAAAGCCTTCCTTAAACAGGTCTGAACAAGCAGGGCGAAATGCTCTCTTATCTGATATTAGCAAAGGAAAAAAGCTAAAGAAGGCTGTTACTAATGATAGAAGTGCCCCTATCCTAGATA AACCCAAAGGATCTGGTGGCGGCGGCAGTGGTGGAGGAAGtggcggaggaggaggtggtggcggTGGTGGCTATGGCGGAGGTGGACCACCTGGCTTAGGAGGCCTGTTTCAGTCAGGAATGCCAAAGCTCAGATCTGCAGCAAATCGAGATACAG ATTCTGGAGGAAACAGACCTCCCATGCTGCCACCAGGAGGAAGAACAACATCTGCCAAGCCTTTTTCACTTCCAAGTGCCGCTGGGAGATTTCCAGGGCCTTCTTTGGGGCAAAGAAGTACCGCTCCCGAACCACAGAGAAACCGAATGCCACCTCCGAGACCTGATTTTGGTTCCAAACCAGATACAGGACCTCCTCCAGTGCCAAATACTCCAAGACCCATTCCATCAGGTTTACACAACAGAGTATCCCCTCCTGTGCCAGGAGTAAACAGGCAAACCAACGCAGGGCCTATCCCTCCATCTTTCCCAGGAAACAGAAATACAGGATTCGGAGGATCTATTCGCCAGTCGACTGCAAGTTCCTCGCCTTCTTTCTCTAACagacctccccttcctcctgcgcCTGGCAAGTCAACAGATGACAAGCCGCCGCCGCCACCACCTCCAACAGGAAACAGGGCACCCATCAACCGGGAACCTTCCTTTCCACCTCCACCGCCTCAAAACAATAAACCTCCCATTCCTTCCACGCCTCGGCCATCCACTGTCTCACAGGCTCCACCCCTGCCTCCAGGCAGGCCAGGCCCACCTCCAGTTCCACCCATTTCCAGTGGAAATGATGACATGCCACGTCTTCCACAAAGGAATCTGTCTCTAGGTTCTCTTGCACCTCCCAGCTTGCCTGGGACAGGTCGATCtgtccctcttcctccccctccaaaTGAGCGGCCTCCTCCTCCAGTAAGAGATCCACCTAGCAGATCAG GACcccttccacctcctcctcctgtaaACAGAAATGGCAGCATTTCACGGGCATTGCCTGCTACTCCACAGCTGCCTTCCAGGGCAGGAttagaaaaccagagaggtggaCCAAGGCCTCCACTTCCTCCTGACAGACCTGGTTCCGGagctcctccaccaccacctcctgcaccatCATCAGCAATCAGAAATGGCTTCCAGGACTCGTCATTTGAAG ATGAGTGGGAAAGCAGATTTTCCTTCCATCCGATATCTGACCTGCCACCTCCAGAGCCATATGTACCAATGAACAAAAGTTACCCCAGTAAACTAGCAAGGAATGAAAGCAGAG ATGGCTCTGGCCGAAGAGAAAGAGGTGTCCCACCGCTCCCGCCTATACCGAGGTGA
- the WIPF1 gene encoding WAS/WASL-interacting protein family member 1 isoform X1, translating into MPVPPPPAPPPPPTLALANTEKPSLNRSEQAGRNALLSDISKGKKLKKAVTNDRSAPILDKPKGSGGGGSGGGSGGGGGGGGGGYGGGGPPGLGGLFQSGMPKLRSAANRDTDSGGNRPPMLPPGGRTTSAKPFSLPSAAGRFPGPSLGQRSTAPEPQRNRMPPPRPDFGSKPDTGPPPVPNTPRPIPSGLHNRVSPPVPGVNRQTNAGPIPPSFPGNRNTGFGGSIRQSTASSSPSFSNRPPLPPAPGKSTDDKPPPPPPPTGNRAPINREPSFPPPPPQNNKPPIPSTPRPSTVSQAPPLPPGRPGPPPVPPISSGNDDMPRLPQRNLSLGSLAPPSLPGTGRSVPLPPPPNERPPPPVRDPPSRSGPLPPPPPVNRNGSISRALPATPQLPSRAGLENQRGGPRPPLPPDRPGSGAPPPPPPAPSSAIRNGFQDSSFEDEWESRFSFHPISDLPPPEPYVPMNKSYPSKLARNESRDGSGRRERGVPPLPPIPSGA; encoded by the exons ATGCCTGTCCCTCCCCCGCcagctcctccacctcccccaaCTCTTGCACTG GCAAATACCGAAAAGCCTTCCTTAAACAGGTCTGAACAAGCAGGGCGAAATGCTCTCTTATCTGATATTAGCAAAGGAAAAAAGCTAAAGAAGGCTGTTACTAATGATAGAAGTGCCCCTATCCTAGATA AACCCAAAGGATCTGGTGGCGGCGGCAGTGGTGGAGGAAGtggcggaggaggaggtggtggcggTGGTGGCTATGGCGGAGGTGGACCACCTGGCTTAGGAGGCCTGTTTCAGTCAGGAATGCCAAAGCTCAGATCTGCAGCAAATCGAGATACAG ATTCTGGAGGAAACAGACCTCCCATGCTGCCACCAGGAGGAAGAACAACATCTGCCAAGCCTTTTTCACTTCCAAGTGCCGCTGGGAGATTTCCAGGGCCTTCTTTGGGGCAAAGAAGTACCGCTCCCGAACCACAGAGAAACCGAATGCCACCTCCGAGACCTGATTTTGGTTCCAAACCAGATACAGGACCTCCTCCAGTGCCAAATACTCCAAGACCCATTCCATCAGGTTTACACAACAGAGTATCCCCTCCTGTGCCAGGAGTAAACAGGCAAACCAACGCAGGGCCTATCCCTCCATCTTTCCCAGGAAACAGAAATACAGGATTCGGAGGATCTATTCGCCAGTCGACTGCAAGTTCCTCGCCTTCTTTCTCTAACagacctccccttcctcctgcgcCTGGCAAGTCAACAGATGACAAGCCGCCGCCGCCACCACCTCCAACAGGAAACAGGGCACCCATCAACCGGGAACCTTCCTTTCCACCTCCACCGCCTCAAAACAATAAACCTCCCATTCCTTCCACGCCTCGGCCATCCACTGTCTCACAGGCTCCACCCCTGCCTCCAGGCAGGCCAGGCCCACCTCCAGTTCCACCCATTTCCAGTGGAAATGATGACATGCCACGTCTTCCACAAAGGAATCTGTCTCTAGGTTCTCTTGCACCTCCCAGCTTGCCTGGGACAGGTCGATCtgtccctcttcctccccctccaaaTGAGCGGCCTCCTCCTCCAGTAAGAGATCCACCTAGCAGATCAG GACcccttccacctcctcctcctgtaaACAGAAATGGCAGCATTTCACGGGCATTGCCTGCTACTCCACAGCTGCCTTCCAGGGCAGGAttagaaaaccagagaggtggaCCAAGGCCTCCACTTCCTCCTGACAGACCTGGTTCCGGagctcctccaccaccacctcctgcaccatCATCAGCAATCAGAAATGGCTTCCAGGACTCGTCATTTGAAG ATGAGTGGGAAAGCAGATTTTCCTTCCATCCGATATCTGACCTGCCACCTCCAGAGCCATATGTACCAATGAACAAAAGTTACCCCAGTAAACTAGCAAGGAATGAAAGCAGAG ATGGCTCTGGCCGAAGAGAAAGAGGTGTCCCACCGCTCCCGCCTATACCGAG